Proteins from a genomic interval of Indicator indicator isolate 239-I01 chromosome 1, UM_Iind_1.1, whole genome shotgun sequence:
- the PRPS2 gene encoding ribose-phosphate pyrophosphokinase 2 isoform X3, producing the protein MPNIVLFSGSSHHDLSQRVADRLGLELGKVVTKKFSNQETSVEIGESVRGEDVYIIQSGCGEINDNLMELLIMINACKIASSSRVTAVIPCFPYARQDKKDKVGKNCSRAPISAKLVANMLSVAGADHIITMDLHASQIQGFFDIPVDNLYAEPAVLQWIKENILEWRNCIIVSPDAGGAKRVTSIADRLNVEFALIHKERKKANEVDRMVLVGDVKDRVAILVDDMADTCGTICHAADKLVSAGATKVYAILTHGIFSGPAISRINNASFEAVVVTNTIPQEEKMKHCPKIQFIDISMILAEAIRRTHNGESVSYLFSHVPL; encoded by the exons ATGCCAAACATCGTGCTATTCAGCGGCAGCTCCCACCACGACCTGTCCCAGCGGGTGGCGGACCGCCTCGGCCTGGAGCTGGGCAAAGTAGTCACCAAGAAGTTCAGCAACCAGGAGACCAG TGTAGAGATTGGTGAAAGTGTGAGAGGAGAAGATGTGTATATCatccagagtggttgtggagaaATAAATGACAACTTAATGGAACTGCTCATCATGATCAATGCTTGCAAGATTGCATCATCCTCCAGAGTGACTGCTGTAATTCCATGTTTTCCATATGCCAGGCAAGATAAGAAAGACAAGGTAGGTAAGAACTGT AGTCGTGCCCCAATCTCTGCAAAACTTGTTGCCAACATGCTGTCAGTTGCAGGGGCTGACCACATCATCACCATGGACTTGCATGCTTCTCAGATCCAG GGTTTCTTTGACATTCCAGTAGATAACCTGTATGCagaacctgcagtgctgcagtggatTAAAGAGAACATTTTGGAGTGGAGAAACTGTATCATAGTCTCACCTGATGCAGGTGGTGCAAAAAG GGTTACTTCAATTGCTGACAGACTGAATGTGGAATTTGCTCTCATtcacaaggaaagaaagaaggcaaatgaagtggacagaatggttttggttggtgaCGTGAAAGACAGAGTAGCAATTCTTGTTGATGACATGGCTGACACATGTGGCACGATATGTCATGCAGCAGACAA GTTAGTATCTGCTGGAGCTACCAAAGTTTATGCCATTCTTACTCATGGCATCTTCTCTGGTCCTGCCATTTCTCGGATTAATAATGCATCCTTTGAGGCTGTTGTGGTAACTAATACAATTCCccaagaagagaaaatgaagcacTGCCCAAAAATTCAG ttcattgacatttccatgatCCTAGCAGAGGCAATTCGAAGAACACACAATGGTGAATCTGTGTCTTACCTGTTCAGTCATGTCCCCTTGTAA
- the PRPS2 gene encoding ribose-phosphate pyrophosphokinase 2 isoform X4: MPNIVLFSGSSHHDLSQRVADRLGLELGKVVTKKFSNQETSVEIGESVRGEDVYIIQSGCGEINDNLMELLIMINACKIASSSRVTAVIPCFPYARQDKKDKVAASRAPISAKLVANMLSVAGADHIITMDLHASQIQGFFDIPVDNLYAEPAVLQWIKENILEWRNCIIVSPDAGGAKRVTSIADRLNVEFALIHKERKKANEVDRMVLVGDVKDRVAILVDDMADTCGTICHAADKLVSAGATKVYAILTHGIFSGPAISRINNASFEAVVVTNTIPQEEKMKHCPKIQFIDISMILAEAIRRTHNGESVSYLFSHVPL, from the exons ATGCCAAACATCGTGCTATTCAGCGGCAGCTCCCACCACGACCTGTCCCAGCGGGTGGCGGACCGCCTCGGCCTGGAGCTGGGCAAAGTAGTCACCAAGAAGTTCAGCAACCAGGAGACCAG TGTAGAGATTGGTGAAAGTGTGAGAGGAGAAGATGTGTATATCatccagagtggttgtggagaaATAAATGACAACTTAATGGAACTGCTCATCATGATCAATGCTTGCAAGATTGCATCATCCTCCAGAGTGACTGCTGTAATTCCATGTTTTCCATATGCCAGGCAAGATAAGAAAGACAAGGTAG CAGCCAG TCGTGCCCCAATCTCTGCAAAACTTGTTGCCAACATGCTGTCAGTTGCAGGGGCTGACCACATCATCACCATGGACTTGCATGCTTCTCAGATCCAG GGTTTCTTTGACATTCCAGTAGATAACCTGTATGCagaacctgcagtgctgcagtggatTAAAGAGAACATTTTGGAGTGGAGAAACTGTATCATAGTCTCACCTGATGCAGGTGGTGCAAAAAG GGTTACTTCAATTGCTGACAGACTGAATGTGGAATTTGCTCTCATtcacaaggaaagaaagaaggcaaatgaagtggacagaatggttttggttggtgaCGTGAAAGACAGAGTAGCAATTCTTGTTGATGACATGGCTGACACATGTGGCACGATATGTCATGCAGCAGACAA GTTAGTATCTGCTGGAGCTACCAAAGTTTATGCCATTCTTACTCATGGCATCTTCTCTGGTCCTGCCATTTCTCGGATTAATAATGCATCCTTTGAGGCTGTTGTGGTAACTAATACAATTCCccaagaagagaaaatgaagcacTGCCCAAAAATTCAG ttcattgacatttccatgatCCTAGCAGAGGCAATTCGAAGAACACACAATGGTGAATCTGTGTCTTACCTGTTCAGTCATGTCCCCTTGTAA
- the PRPS2 gene encoding ribose-phosphate pyrophosphokinase 2 isoform X2: MPNIVLFSGSSHHDLSQRVADRLGLELGKVVTKKFSNQETSVEIGESVRGEDVYIIQSGCGEINDNLMELLIMINACKIASSSRVTAVIPCFPYARQDKKDKSRAPISAKLVANMLSVAGADHIITMDLHASQIQGFFDIPVDNLYAEPAVLQWIKENILEWRNCIIVSPDAGGAKRVTSIADRLNVEFALIHKERKKANEVDRMVLVGDVKDRVAILVDDMADTCGTICHAADKLVSAGATKVYAILTHGIFSGPAISRINNASFEAVVVTNTIPQEEKMKHCPKIQFIDISMILAEAIRRTHNGESVSYLFSHVPL, encoded by the exons ATGCCAAACATCGTGCTATTCAGCGGCAGCTCCCACCACGACCTGTCCCAGCGGGTGGCGGACCGCCTCGGCCTGGAGCTGGGCAAAGTAGTCACCAAGAAGTTCAGCAACCAGGAGACCAG TGTAGAGATTGGTGAAAGTGTGAGAGGAGAAGATGTGTATATCatccagagtggttgtggagaaATAAATGACAACTTAATGGAACTGCTCATCATGATCAATGCTTGCAAGATTGCATCATCCTCCAGAGTGACTGCTGTAATTCCATGTTTTCCATATGCCAGGCAAGATAAGAAAGACAAG AGTCGTGCCCCAATCTCTGCAAAACTTGTTGCCAACATGCTGTCAGTTGCAGGGGCTGACCACATCATCACCATGGACTTGCATGCTTCTCAGATCCAG GGTTTCTTTGACATTCCAGTAGATAACCTGTATGCagaacctgcagtgctgcagtggatTAAAGAGAACATTTTGGAGTGGAGAAACTGTATCATAGTCTCACCTGATGCAGGTGGTGCAAAAAG GGTTACTTCAATTGCTGACAGACTGAATGTGGAATTTGCTCTCATtcacaaggaaagaaagaaggcaaatgaagtggacagaatggttttggttggtgaCGTGAAAGACAGAGTAGCAATTCTTGTTGATGACATGGCTGACACATGTGGCACGATATGTCATGCAGCAGACAA GTTAGTATCTGCTGGAGCTACCAAAGTTTATGCCATTCTTACTCATGGCATCTTCTCTGGTCCTGCCATTTCTCGGATTAATAATGCATCCTTTGAGGCTGTTGTGGTAACTAATACAATTCCccaagaagagaaaatgaagcacTGCCCAAAAATTCAG ttcattgacatttccatgatCCTAGCAGAGGCAATTCGAAGAACACACAATGGTGAATCTGTGTCTTACCTGTTCAGTCATGTCCCCTTGTAA
- the PRPS2 gene encoding ribose-phosphate pyrophosphokinase 2 isoform X1 encodes MPNIVLFSGSSHHDLSQRVADRLGLELGKVVTKKFSNQETSVEIGESVRGEDVYIIQSGCGEINDNLMELLIMINACKIASSSRVTAVIPCFPYARQDKKDKKGSVERWSRAPISAKLVANMLSVAGADHIITMDLHASQIQGFFDIPVDNLYAEPAVLQWIKENILEWRNCIIVSPDAGGAKRVTSIADRLNVEFALIHKERKKANEVDRMVLVGDVKDRVAILVDDMADTCGTICHAADKLVSAGATKVYAILTHGIFSGPAISRINNASFEAVVVTNTIPQEEKMKHCPKIQFIDISMILAEAIRRTHNGESVSYLFSHVPL; translated from the exons ATGCCAAACATCGTGCTATTCAGCGGCAGCTCCCACCACGACCTGTCCCAGCGGGTGGCGGACCGCCTCGGCCTGGAGCTGGGCAAAGTAGTCACCAAGAAGTTCAGCAACCAGGAGACCAG TGTAGAGATTGGTGAAAGTGTGAGAGGAGAAGATGTGTATATCatccagagtggttgtggagaaATAAATGACAACTTAATGGAACTGCTCATCATGATCAATGCTTGCAAGATTGCATCATCCTCCAGAGTGACTGCTGTAATTCCATGTTTTCCATATGCCAGGCAAGATAAGAAAGACAAG AAGGGGTCCGTGGAGCGTTGG AGTCGTGCCCCAATCTCTGCAAAACTTGTTGCCAACATGCTGTCAGTTGCAGGGGCTGACCACATCATCACCATGGACTTGCATGCTTCTCAGATCCAG GGTTTCTTTGACATTCCAGTAGATAACCTGTATGCagaacctgcagtgctgcagtggatTAAAGAGAACATTTTGGAGTGGAGAAACTGTATCATAGTCTCACCTGATGCAGGTGGTGCAAAAAG GGTTACTTCAATTGCTGACAGACTGAATGTGGAATTTGCTCTCATtcacaaggaaagaaagaaggcaaatgaagtggacagaatggttttggttggtgaCGTGAAAGACAGAGTAGCAATTCTTGTTGATGACATGGCTGACACATGTGGCACGATATGTCATGCAGCAGACAA GTTAGTATCTGCTGGAGCTACCAAAGTTTATGCCATTCTTACTCATGGCATCTTCTCTGGTCCTGCCATTTCTCGGATTAATAATGCATCCTTTGAGGCTGTTGTGGTAACTAATACAATTCCccaagaagagaaaatgaagcacTGCCCAAAAATTCAG ttcattgacatttccatgatCCTAGCAGAGGCAATTCGAAGAACACACAATGGTGAATCTGTGTCTTACCTGTTCAGTCATGTCCCCTTGTAA